In the genome of Conger conger chromosome 8, fConCon1.1, whole genome shotgun sequence, one region contains:
- the LOC133135775 gene encoding myelin-associated glycoprotein-like — MCINPHTWKVRLDFLSILHVNSTIRDENVYHCEVVIPLAEGIIEVRGAGTNLSLHVDPSSIEIRAVPLLVSGRDTMVLCMASGFYPGNPSVFWFHRGLPVPPSDISTNIIQESNGTFYLHTVYRFIPTGVDHTGVCLCQVSHPAWKQQWEASAMLNVSLEPVSMDMKPLSLLVSGNESILLCTASQFNPGNPSVLWFHRNLSVPTSSIANDIIVESDGIFSLRSQYRFTPTEADHIAECFCQVSHPSWTEPCTANITLNVRYGPSAVSVMSPSGFVANGFMNVAVGSTVNLSCAANGNPSPKVQWLRGDITEPNSTDRLYIPLALKEDGGLYWCVAQNHYGERNTSITLLVTESVVSTCLLVKLLLIGMLILLDIIMFTIYIIRKIRMGRSKVQGPSVSQTSPPQGERSSLEPAMAPEPDSLSTNINQIPPD; from the exons ATGTGTATCAACCCCCACACATGGAAAGTGAGATTGGACTTCCTCTCAATCTTGCATGTGAATTCAACTATACGG GATGAGAATGTTTACCACTGTGAAGTGGTAATCCCACTTGCTGAGGGAATCATAGAAGTTAGAGGCGCCGGAACAAACCTTTCACTGCACg TCGATCCCTCTTCAATAGAAATCAGGGCGGTCCCTCTCCTGGTTTCTGGACGTGACACCATGGTTCTGTGCATGGCCTCTGGGTTCTACCCCGGGAACCCCTCTGTGTTCTGGTTCCACAGAGGCCTCCCAGTGCCACCAAGCGACATTTCCACTAACATCATCCAAGAGAGCAATGGCACTTTCTACCTGCACACTGTGTACAGGTTCATTCCCACTGGGGTGGACCACACCGGAGTGTGTCTCTGCCAGGTCTCTCACCCAGCCTGGAAGCAGCAGTGGGAAGCTAGCGCCATGCTTAACGTCAGCT TGGAACCCGTTTCTATGGACATGAAGCCCCTCTCATTGCTGGTTTCTGGAAATGAGTCCATCCTGCTCTGCACAGCCTCCCAGTTCAACCCTGGGAATCCATCGGTGTTGTGGTTCCACAGAAACCTCTCGGTGCCAACCAGCAGCATCGCCAATGACATCATTGTGGAGAGCGATGGCATTTTCTCTCTGCGCAGTCAGTACAGGTTCACTCCTACGGAAGCAGATCACATTGCTGAGTGTTTCTGTCAGGTTTCTCACCCAAGCTGGACCGAGCCGTGCACAGCTAACATCACCCTCAATGTTCGCT ATGGACCCAGTGCAGTGAGCGTGATGTCGCCCTCAGGTTTTGTGGCTAACGGCTTTATGAATGTAGCAGTGGGGTCCACTGTGAATTTGAGCTGTGCTGCTAACGGGAACCCCAGCCCAAAAGTGCAGTGGCTGAGGGGAGACATTACAGAGCCGAACAGCACTGATCGTCTGTACATTCCTTTGGCGCTAAAGGAAGATGGGGGACTGTACTGGTGCGTGGCACAGAACCACTATGGAGAGCGGAACACCAGCATCACTCTGCTGGTGACAGAGTCTG TTGTGTCCACATGCCTGCTGGTGAAACTACTGTTAATTGGGATGCTCATCTTGCTGGATATCATTATGTTTACCATCTATATTATCAGGAAGATCAGAATGGGCAGATCTAAGGTTCAAGGTCCTTCCGTGTCACAGACATCACCTCCACAAGGAGAGAGATCCAGTCTTGAACCTGCCATGGCACCTGAACCTGATTCATTATCAACCAATATCAACCAGATTCCACCAGATTAG